A single Biomphalaria glabrata chromosome 2, xgBioGlab47.1, whole genome shotgun sequence DNA region contains:
- the LOC129924488 gene encoding uncharacterized protein LOC129924488: MLFNNIFCAICDFGSCLQIYCTEGKHLRDDECVEIIKDVVGIEYNLNMMFVLDNEDDYKTWLKFQKNFSHIQLIQLFTLHIEVELQLLDSKYKIATVLKEGNDPCRLENVKGNKSQVIFTTQGTVVAPVSMSRTQFEQNIITNLMRPFFPINLSPTDFVQLEPVVILRESVLGKLYLQNLCDLSSQTKFVYFYMYNEGEEILKHVVTYQNELENVLFHMDIWTYHLETRYSRPYERNRLHVSQILVCKFVSFNQTDYLMTINDSVIPPEVIITINLNVTEV; encoded by the exons ATGTTGTTCAACAACATTTTCTGTGCTATCTGTGACTTC GGCAGCTGTTTACAAATTTATTGTACTGAAGGTAAACATCTAAGAGATGATGAGTGTGTGGAAATCATCAAGGATGTTGTCGGTATCGAATACAATCTAAATATGATGTTTGTCCTCGACAATGAAGACGACTACAAGACCTGGTTAAAATTTCAAAAGAATTTCTCTCACATTCAATTGATTCAGTTATTTACATTACAT ATTGAAGTTGAACTTCAACTACTTGATAGCAAATATAAAATTGCCACTGTGCTCAAAGAAGGCAATGATCCTTGCAGATTAGAGAAtgttaagggaaataaatcacaAGTCATATTCACCACTCAAGGAACTGTTGTGGCCCCTGTGTCTATGTCAAGAACACAATTTGAACAGAACATAATTACTAATCTAATGAGACCTTTTTTTCCTATAAATCTATCACCCACAGATTTTGTTCAACTTGAGCCAGTTGTCATTCTAAGAGAGTCCGTGCTCGGTAAATTGTATTTGCAAAATCTGTGTGACTTAAGCAGTCAAACTAAATTCGTATACTTTTACATGTACAACGAAGGAGAAGAAATTCTTAAACATGTGGTGACTTATCAAAATGagttagaaaatgttttatttcatatgGACATTTGGACGTATCATTTAGAAACTAGATACTCCAGACCATATGAAAGAAACCGTCTACATGTTAGCCAGATACTTGTGTGTAAGTTTGTAAGTTTTAACCAAACAGATTACCTGATGACCATTAATGATTCAGTTATACCACCGGAAgtgataataacaataaatctCAACGTGACTGAAGTATAA